The Amycolatopsis sp. QT-25 genomic sequence CCGGGTATCCATCGGTAAGGGCGGCGGTGCGTGAAGGCTTCACGGCCATTCACTTCGACCACCCGAAACAATTAGCCGACCGATTGCGAAAGCGGGCTCACGCCACCTCACCCACCCGCGAGCGCTCCGGAAGTCGAGAAGCGGCAACGACACCACCGACAGCCACAAGTCCCACGAACCCGAATACGACCTCGAAAGCCACCACGGGCCTTGCTTCGAGCCCCGCCAGGATCGCGCCGGTCACCGCCACCCCGGCCACCGCGCCCACCTGCCTGACCGTGGTGAACAGACCCGAGGCGCCGCCTGCGGCGCCGGGGTCGACGGAGGCCGTCGCGATCGCGGACAGCGGTGACCACGCCATCGCGTTGGCGGCACCCAGAAGCGCGGCGCCCACCGAGATCCACCAGGGGTTCAGGTCCAACGCCACCACCAGCCCGATGAGGTAGACACGCTCGGGGTCGAAGAGGTCACCCAGTCGGCCGGCGACCAGCAAGGGAACCGAAAACGCGAGCAGGTAGCCCGCCGTCACCCAGAAGAACGCGGCGACGTCCCCGCCCGGATCGGCTTGGATGCTCGGGCTCGCCACCGCGACGATGGTCGTGTCCAGCAGGAGCACGAAGAAGCCGGCGAGCAGGGCCGCGAGTCCGCCCCATCTGGAAGTACCCATAGCGCACAACCCATCCAGGAAAATAACGATCGCGGCCAGGACGAGCGCGGTCTAGGGTGCCGCCATGACCGTTCTTCCGCGCGGCGGCGGCCCCGCCGAGGCCTTGGTGGCCGTCGAGGCGAGCATCGAGGACCGCTGGCGCCGCCTCCTCGAGGAATACGGTGTCACCGCCGGCACGGAAGCGGAGAGCGACCTCGTCGAACTGGTCGTCACCGACACCTCCGTGTTCGAATGGCGAGTCGTCGACGCCGCCTACGACAGGGTGGACTGCACCGACTGTGGCAACGCGCTCGGCGCGGGGCCCACCGGCTGCGGGAAATGCGACCACGCCACCGGTTTCCGGTTCGCCGCGATCGAGACCGACAAGCCCGCGACGCCGCCGGGTACCGAGCACGCGCTCCGCGTCGCCACCGCCGTCGCCCGCACCCGGCACCGCTACGGAGTGCGTGCCCGCTGCGGTTTCGAACTCGGACTCCCGCTTTTTCTCCAGGGGGAACTGCCCGGTACGGCTCAGGCACAAGCGTGCCGGGCGGCCATCGACAAACTGACCGAAGAGGAATGCGAACGCGTGACCTCGTACGACGAGGTCACGCGGCTCAGTAGTCGTCGCGCCCGGTGAACTGCTGCTCCAGCAGCTCCGCGGAACCCGCGACGAGTTCGAGCGGATCGGTGAACTCGTTGATGTCGAGGTTCACCAACGGCAGGGAATGGCGCAGCACCAGGTGTTCTCCCATGACCACCAATCCCCCGACGACGATCGTGTTGCCGATCTCCGTCAGCACGGTCGCGAGGTCGACCTGGTCGACGCGCGCGAACGGCGTCGCGATCTGCACCCAGTCTTCGCGGCGGTCGAAGATCTCCCGCGCGATGACCACGGTTTGGGCCCGCTCTTCGTAGTCGTCGTCGCCGTAGGACAACCGGATGCG encodes the following:
- a CDS encoding MFS transporter, whose product is MGTSRWGGLAALLAGFFVLLLDTTIVAVASPSIQADPGGDVAAFFWVTAGYLLAFSVPLLVAGRLGDLFDPERVYLIGLVVALDLNPWWISVGAALLGAANAMAWSPLSAIATASVDPGAAGGASGLFTTVRQVGAVAGVAVTGAILAGLEARPVVAFEVVFGFVGLVAVGGVVAASRLPERSRVGEVA